A part of Methanobacterium bryantii genomic DNA contains:
- the argB gene encoding acetylglutamate kinase, giving the protein METVNILIEALPYIKKFHKKKILIKYGGHAMVDEKAMDSTARDTVLLKYVGMNPIVVHGGGPEISRAMDKIGKEPKFIEGLRITDRETMDIVKMVLVGKINTEIVSRIGWHGGNGVGISGKDSKLIEAVRKAPHEVINNVTGEKKIVDLGLVGEIRSINPEIVNVLTKNDYIPIISPIGVADNGETLNLNADTVAGDMASEMDAEKLIILTDVPGILADPKDPESLIRKIKIDEIEELILDGTITEGMLPKTMTCIKAIEDGVSSAHIIDGRVKHSVLLEIFTKKGIGTMIKS; this is encoded by the coding sequence ATGGAAACCGTTAACATTTTAATAGAGGCATTGCCTTACATAAAGAAATTTCATAAAAAGAAGATTCTTATAAAATACGGCGGACATGCCATGGTCGATGAAAAGGCTATGGATTCCACCGCAAGGGATACAGTGCTCTTGAAGTACGTGGGCATGAATCCAATTGTTGTGCATGGTGGAGGACCTGAAATCTCAAGAGCCATGGATAAAATTGGAAAAGAACCAAAATTTATTGAAGGGCTTCGAATAACAGACAGGGAAACCATGGACATAGTTAAAATGGTCCTTGTAGGTAAGATAAACACTGAAATTGTGTCAAGAATAGGTTGGCACGGTGGAAATGGAGTAGGAATATCTGGAAAAGACAGCAAACTTATAGAAGCCGTCAGAAAAGCTCCTCATGAGGTAATAAATAATGTAACTGGTGAAAAGAAAATTGTGGATCTGGGGCTTGTAGGTGAAATTAGGTCTATAAACCCTGAGATAGTAAATGTGCTCACCAAAAATGATTATATCCCAATAATTTCACCTATTGGTGTTGCCGATAATGGAGAAACCCTGAATTTAAATGCAGATACCGTTGCAGGGGACATGGCTTCTGAAATGGATGCAGAAAAGTTGATTATACTGACAGATGTTCCTGGAATACTTGCAGATCCAAAGGATCCTGAGTCACTTATTCGAAAAATCAAAATTGATGAGATTGAAGAGTTAATCCTGGATGGAACCATAACTGAAGGAATGCTGCCTAAAACAATGACCTGTATTAAAGCTATTGAAGATGGTGTTTCATCTGCCCATATCATTGACGGCAGAGTTAAACATTCTGTCTTACTTGAGATATTTACTAAAAAAGGAATTGGGACTATGATTAAATCGTAA
- the argJ gene encoding bifunctional ornithine acetyltransferase/N-acetylglutamate synthase, with amino-acid sequence MKIIKGGICAVDGVLASGSRKGKYGVSVIVSKENTASAVFTSNKVVAAPVIVTKDVLKDGKLSAIVANSGNANCFTAEEGIASAREMTKRVADKLNIELNDVAVASTGIIGRKLPLDIINALIDESLNTLENSPEASFAAAEAIMTTDTFSKEFAVQTTLKDGSIVKIGGITKGSGMIAPNMGTMLCFITTDVKASAEELNDALKKAVDKSFNMVVVDGDESTNDTVILMSNGSSGKIDENFHEALGYVCTELAKMMAKDGEGETKYMEVHVNGAASSSDAKSASKAIVGSSLVKTALFGADPNWGRVVAAVGYSGAEMDEKIVDITFKSDNETVKIVEKGSILAFDGTDELKTAEKIMQNDEIEIIVDLNLGDHSAAAYGCDLSYDYVKINSEYST; translated from the coding sequence ATGAAAATAATAAAAGGAGGAATATGTGCTGTAGATGGTGTTCTAGCTTCAGGTTCTCGTAAAGGGAAATATGGAGTGTCTGTAATAGTTAGTAAAGAAAATACAGCGTCTGCAGTTTTTACCTCAAATAAAGTAGTTGCAGCACCAGTTATTGTTACAAAAGACGTACTTAAAGATGGTAAATTATCCGCAATCGTTGCAAACAGTGGGAATGCCAACTGTTTTACAGCTGAAGAAGGTATCGCTAGTGCAAGGGAAATGACAAAAAGGGTTGCAGATAAATTAAACATTGAACTAAATGATGTTGCCGTTGCATCCACAGGCATAATTGGAAGGAAACTGCCTTTAGACATTATAAATGCACTTATAGATGAGTCATTGAATACCCTTGAAAATTCTCCTGAAGCTTCATTTGCAGCAGCAGAAGCTATAATGACTACCGATACGTTTTCAAAGGAATTTGCTGTTCAAACTACCCTTAAAGATGGAAGTATCGTTAAAATTGGCGGTATAACTAAGGGTTCTGGAATGATAGCGCCAAATATGGGTACAATGCTATGTTTTATTACCACTGATGTTAAAGCATCAGCTGAAGAACTAAATGACGCGCTTAAAAAAGCAGTGGATAAATCATTCAACATGGTTGTTGTAGACGGTGATGAAAGTACCAATGATACTGTTATACTGATGTCAAATGGAAGTTCAGGGAAAATAGACGAAAATTTCCATGAAGCGCTTGGGTATGTATGTACTGAACTTGCAAAGATGATGGCAAAGGACGGCGAAGGGGAAACTAAATATATGGAAGTTCATGTAAATGGCGCTGCATCTTCTAGTGATGCAAAATCTGCATCAAAAGCTATCGTTGGATCATCACTTGTAAAAACAGCATTATTCGGAGCTGACCCTAATTGGGGTAGGGTAGTTGCAGCTGTAGGATATTCGGGGGCTGAAATGGATGAAAAAATTGTAGATATAACATTTAAGTCAGATAATGAAACTGTTAAAATTGTGGAAAAAGGTTCTATTCTAGCTTTTGATGGGACTGATGAACTTAAAACTGCAGAAAAAATAATGCAGAATGATGAAATTGAAATAATTGTTGATCTTAATCTAGGAGATCATTCTGCAGCTGCATACGGGTGCGATTTATCATATGACTATGTGAAGATTAATTCAGAGTACAGTACATAA